A region of Chloracidobacterium sp. DNA encodes the following proteins:
- a CDS encoding insulinase family protein, protein MILAFRNIVICTFLVTIVLSSVFFSQTTLPAPKQEKLLNGLRVLMWQDAKAEQVWVTIRVHSGSAFDPQGKEGLMQMLSDNLFPNEASREFFREDLEGDLKITTTYDYIQIDAMSKPDSLLTMLETVATAISNPVIDKETTTKLRADLLAKITGMEADPAYLADRAVAKRLLGTFPYGRPQNGTVDSLKKIDFGDLIDAKTRFVTADNATLTISGNFDRAAGFRAVRRYFGGWLKSDKKVPATFRQPDAPPAGVQIIASPKAEVTAVRFAIRGTSRGSKDFAASSVFAAILESRLKARVPEAFASRVFVRNEIYLLPGVITIGFSAGKDDLGTGNGKVDANDLIAKALSDAVTDAEFQSAKTVSVATWNTRTAPLFWLDNDTYKTTSIETDRLVFNNLALADVRAYADTVKGSPMASVLVNTPPAKN, encoded by the coding sequence ATGATTCTAGCATTTCGAAATATTGTTATTTGCACTTTTCTTGTGACAATTGTTCTTTCGTCTGTATTTTTTTCACAGACAACACTTCCGGCGCCAAAACAGGAAAAGCTGTTGAACGGGCTTAGGGTCTTGATGTGGCAGGATGCAAAGGCCGAGCAGGTTTGGGTGACTATCCGTGTTCATTCGGGTTCGGCGTTTGATCCGCAGGGCAAAGAAGGTTTAATGCAGATGCTATCCGACAATCTTTTTCCGAACGAAGCGTCGCGGGAATTTTTCAGAGAGGATCTGGAAGGCGATCTCAAGATCACAACGACTTACGACTACATCCAGATCGATGCCATGTCAAAACCCGACAGTCTTTTGACAATGCTCGAAACGGTTGCGACGGCGATCTCTAATCCGGTCATAGACAAAGAAACTACGACAAAGCTGCGTGCCGACCTTTTGGCAAAGATAACTGGAATGGAAGCCGATCCGGCATATCTCGCCGATCGGGCGGTCGCGAAAAGACTACTTGGAACATTTCCATACGGCAGGCCGCAGAACGGAACGGTCGATTCGCTAAAGAAAATAGATTTTGGTGATCTGATCGACGCAAAGACTCGTTTTGTGACCGCCGATAATGCAACGCTCACGATCTCAGGCAATTTTGACAGAGCAGCCGGTTTTAGGGCGGTCCGACGATATTTTGGCGGCTGGCTCAAATCGGACAAGAAAGTGCCTGCGACGTTTCGCCAGCCGGATGCTCCGCCGGCCGGAGTTCAGATCATCGCTTCACCCAAGGCCGAAGTGACGGCTGTTAGATTTGCGATTCGCGGAACTTCGCGTGGCAGCAAAGATTTTGCGGCATCGTCTGTCTTTGCAGCGATACTCGAATCCCGGTTGAAGGCGCGCGTTCCCGAGGCTTTTGCTTCAAGGGTTTTTGTGCGGAATGAAATATATCTTTTGCCCGGCGTGATCACGATAGGATTCTCCGCAGGTAAAGACGATCTTGGCACCGGAAATGGCAAGGTCGATGCTAATGATCTGATAGCCAAGGCACTGTCGGACGCCGTAACCGACGCCGAGTTTCAATCCGCCAAAACAGTGAGTGTCGCCACTTGGAACACACGAACAGCACCACTGTTTTGGCTGGACAATGACACATATAAAACTACTTCGATCGAAACCGATCGGCTCGTTTTCAACAACCTAGCGCTCGCCGATGTAAGAGCATATGCGGACACCGTTAAAGGTTCGCCGATGGCTTCCGTCCTCGTAAACACTCCGCCAGCGAAAAACTGA
- a CDS encoding DUF971 domain-containing protein, with the protein MRGNIIISIEPTQIVEESNQQISIKWSDDAVTQFTAAQLRRSCPCASCVNEWTGEKILRSDSIAEDITFNNMSIVGRYALNFIFSDGHDTGIFSFKYLRDLS; encoded by the coding sequence ATACGAGGGAATATAATTATCTCAATCGAACCTACACAAATCGTTGAAGAGTCCAACCAGCAAATTTCGATCAAATGGTCGGACGATGCCGTGACGCAATTCACCGCCGCGCAGCTTCGACGCAGTTGCCCTTGTGCATCGTGCGTCAATGAGTGGACCGGCGAAAAGATCCTCCGCAGCGACAGCATAGCCGAGGATATTACATTTAATAACATGTCTATCGTCGGACGGTATGCCCTCAATTTTATATTCTCCGATGGCCACGATACCGGGATTTTCAGCTTCAAATATTTGCGGGACCTATCTTAG
- the glgP gene encoding alpha-glucan family phosphorylase codes for MTEASTDITTQAVSPQTETNFRTDFELRRELPEQLKPLAEISSNFFWSWQPEGIALFRDLDPALWGKCEQSPRLLLKKIEGLRLWQKAADTDYVERVQRFSQQFQKYLATNDDSRKTEFAYFCAEYGVHNSLPNYSGGLGILAGDHLKSASDLDLPLKAVGLLYRYGYFRQNIRHDGWQEESYNDVFESELALTPVFELDGSRMTVSVHIRGREVVAQAWLARVGRISLYLLDTNVPQNSEVDRLITGHLYGGDTETRIVQEKVLGIGGVRLLRKLGIDPSVFHLNEGHSAFLTLELAREYLSLFPNATFADASTAVRQKCVFTTHTPVAAGNDVFAPQLLSECFSDEYIASLKLTEEEFLALGRADLADAAEFFGMTPLAIRMARSANGVSAKHGEVSRNLWLKMFPDLAESGAVPITSVTNGVHAPTWVAPPLQTLYERQIGPNWCEIVRCGDAWADAVKTLSDSDIWNSHRMLKNLLIAFIRERTRSKDTGTQDTINEHENTKHLFSPDVLTIGFARRVAAYKRWDLLFSDIDRLLKMVDAPEHPVQFVFAGKAHPQDRTAKTILQELMSINHESNWQKRAVFVEDYDQEVARYLVQGVDVWMNVPRRPMEASGTSGIKAAMNGVLNLSILDGWWIEGFNGDNGFSIGELSAEKTDEEMDAADSEALYSALENEVIPAFYSVDEHGLPIEWIRRMKNSIATLTPQFSSDRMVSDYLNDIYRQIS; via the coding sequence ATGACGGAGGCCTCGACCGATATCACAACTCAAGCAGTAAGCCCTCAGACGGAAACGAATTTCAGAACAGACTTTGAACTCAGACGTGAGCTGCCCGAACAGCTTAAGCCGCTAGCTGAGATCTCGTCCAATTTCTTCTGGTCATGGCAGCCGGAAGGCATCGCTCTTTTTCGCGATCTTGATCCAGCTTTGTGGGGTAAGTGTGAGCAGAGCCCACGGCTTTTGTTAAAAAAGATTGAGGGACTACGCCTTTGGCAGAAAGCTGCTGATACCGACTATGTCGAACGCGTTCAGCGATTTAGCCAACAGTTTCAGAAATATCTGGCGACGAATGACGATTCGCGAAAAACCGAGTTTGCTTATTTTTGTGCGGAGTATGGCGTGCACAATTCCCTGCCGAATTATTCGGGCGGCCTTGGCATTCTCGCGGGCGATCATCTGAAATCAGCCAGCGACCTTGACCTGCCGCTGAAAGCTGTCGGGCTGCTTTATCGCTACGGATATTTTAGGCAAAATATCCGTCACGACGGTTGGCAGGAAGAATCTTACAACGACGTTTTTGAATCGGAGTTGGCATTGACGCCGGTTTTTGAGTTGGACGGCAGTCGAATGACGGTCTCGGTTCATATTCGCGGACGCGAGGTTGTCGCTCAGGCTTGGCTTGCGCGTGTCGGGCGCATTTCGCTTTATTTGCTCGATACAAATGTGCCGCAGAATAGCGAAGTTGACCGTTTGATCACCGGACATCTTTACGGCGGCGACACCGAAACTCGGATCGTGCAGGAAAAGGTCCTCGGCATTGGCGGTGTGAGGCTGTTGAGAAAGTTGGGAATCGATCCGTCGGTTTTTCATCTCAATGAAGGACACTCTGCATTCTTGACGCTCGAACTTGCACGTGAATACCTTTCTTTATTTCCTAACGCAACGTTTGCGGATGCCAGCACAGCCGTCCGACAAAAATGCGTGTTTACTACACACACGCCTGTGGCGGCGGGCAATGATGTATTTGCTCCACAGTTACTCAGCGAGTGTTTTAGCGATGAATATATTGCATCATTAAAGTTAACTGAAGAAGAGTTTCTAGCTCTCGGACGAGCTGATCTGGCTGACGCCGCTGAATTTTTTGGAATGACGCCGCTTGCGATACGTATGGCGCGTTCGGCCAATGGTGTCAGTGCAAAGCATGGCGAAGTTTCACGCAATTTGTGGCTCAAGATGTTTCCTGATCTTGCGGAATCTGGTGCGGTGCCTATCACATCGGTGACAAACGGAGTTCACGCACCGACTTGGGTTGCTCCGCCGTTGCAGACGCTTTATGAGCGGCAGATAGGTCCGAATTGGTGTGAGATCGTTCGCTGCGGTGACGCTTGGGCTGACGCAGTTAAAACTTTGTCCGATTCCGATATTTGGAACAGTCATCGGATGCTGAAAAATCTTTTGATCGCATTTATTCGTGAGCGAACACGTTCGAAAGACACAGGCACCCAAGACACCATTAACGAACACGAAAATACTAAACATCTGTTCTCGCCGGATGTTCTGACCATTGGTTTTGCTCGCCGTGTCGCGGCGTATAAACGCTGGGACTTGCTGTTTTCCGACATCGACCGCTTGCTCAAAATGGTTGACGCCCCTGAACATCCGGTGCAGTTCGTCTTTGCCGGAAAAGCTCATCCGCAAGATCGCACTGCGAAAACAATTCTCCAGGAATTAATGAGCATCAACCACGAATCGAACTGGCAAAAGCGCGCGGTTTTTGTCGAAGATTACGATCAGGAAGTCGCACGCTATCTGGTGCAGGGCGTTGATGTTTGGATGAACGTTCCGCGTCGCCCGATGGAAGCCAGCGGCACCAGCGGAATAAAGGCCGCAATGAATGGTGTGCTAAATTTGTCTATACTCGACGGCTGGTGGATCGAAGGTTTCAACGGCGACAACGGTTTTTCTATCGGCGAACTTTCCGCTGAGAAGACTGATGAAGAAATGGACGCCGCCGACTCTGAGGCTCTCTACTCCGCTCTCGAAAACGAAGTCATTCCGGCGTTCTATTCAGTCGATGAACACGGCCTTCCAATTGAGTGGATAAGACGAATGAAAAACTCAATCGCCACGCTCACACCGCAGTTTTCGAGCGATAGAATGGTCAGCGACTACTTGAACGACATCTATCGTCAGATTAGCTAA
- a CDS encoding DoxX family protein — protein MKLEHTLDDLYVALTRRWWTQMFTAFTRCLLALAFIPPSIPKIMHKPFTTLPDSNPVGHYFNALMDTGFYYEFIGWSQIMAAILLLIPRTSHIGAMIFLPIIANIAVLTCSVGFQGTWLLTIFMCLAAVYLVAWEYDRLKPLIFFTREDKPRRFKYQYVAISLFFAGGGVVMGVLWWMIRLGNFSDYFRVGFGLTITGAIFGLIVALHYRSMPVGHLSSTQ, from the coding sequence ATGAAGCTCGAACACACGCTAGACGATCTGTACGTTGCCCTAACACGCCGTTGGTGGACTCAAATGTTTACGGCTTTTACGAGGTGTTTACTTGCATTGGCTTTTATTCCGCCGAGCATTCCAAAGATCATGCACAAGCCGTTCACGACGCTGCCCGATTCAAATCCGGTCGGACATTATTTCAATGCATTGATGGATACGGGCTTTTATTACGAGTTCATCGGTTGGTCGCAGATAATGGCGGCGATCCTGTTACTAATCCCTCGAACGTCGCACATCGGAGCGATGATATTTTTGCCGATCATTGCTAACATCGCAGTGCTAACGTGCTCTGTCGGCTTTCAAGGCACGTGGCTGCTGACGATCTTTATGTGCCTCGCGGCTGTTTATCTCGTCGCATGGGAATACGACCGGCTGAAGCCGCTGATCTTTTTTACCCGTGAAGACAAGCCGCGCAGATTTAAGTATCAATATGTTGCGATATCACTGTTTTTTGCCGGCGGCGGCGTTGTGATGGGTGTTCTGTGGTGGATGATACGCCTCGGCAATTTTTCAGACTATTTTCGCGTCGGTTTTGGATTGACGATCACCGGAGCGATATTCGGACTCATCGTGGCTCTGCATTACAGATCTATGCCGGTTGGGCATTTAAGTTCTACACAATAA
- a CDS encoding energy transducer TonB, whose product MGKIVKYCNSCDEGFAAKFAFCPDCGKALEAFEMNPLEQANASAQEAAAAPVAVETIDLLEIPNETVQEAAPATEIDTVEEPIIEVAPTTPEVTQVIKAATVPAAKKTVKEPVAKGAKALATSADVFVQTKPVDADGKRNSLEAEHDAYASDGNFYVTVIEEKNVKQRNTLMLGSLFFVIFSLMTGVVYSIFAKDLEVGAINEDTFLASLLDEVPMTVEEEVQQKKDKDAGGGGGGGKEEEETTKGDLANQTEKPERPPQAIPRMTNPTLTLPPASTQGNRTFEQKYDRYGDPNGRFTNWNNGTGSGGGQGSGTGTGQGSGRGTGTGSGDGSGSGSGLGNGNGNGTGDGDGGPPPPPRPVGVTQSVKIISKPKPPYTDAARVANIQGVVVLKVTFLASGQIGSVSTVRGLPNGLTEQAIAAAKRISFEPAKRDGVPQTITRTLEYTFGIY is encoded by the coding sequence ATGGGAAAAATTGTTAAGTATTGCAATTCTTGTGATGAAGGATTTGCCGCAAAGTTCGCGTTTTGCCCTGATTGCGGCAAAGCTCTCGAAGCTTTTGAGATGAATCCGCTCGAACAGGCAAACGCGTCCGCACAGGAAGCCGCAGCGGCACCTGTCGCGGTTGAAACTATTGATCTCCTCGAAATACCTAATGAAACAGTGCAGGAGGCAGCACCGGCAACGGAGATCGACACTGTTGAAGAACCGATCATCGAAGTTGCTCCTACAACACCCGAGGTTACGCAGGTCATAAAAGCTGCAACGGTTCCGGCCGCGAAAAAGACGGTTAAAGAACCTGTCGCAAAGGGTGCAAAAGCCTTGGCAACATCTGCGGATGTATTTGTCCAGACGAAACCTGTCGATGCGGACGGAAAACGTAATTCGTTAGAAGCTGAACACGATGCTTATGCGTCTGATGGCAACTTTTACGTCACGGTTATCGAGGAAAAGAATGTCAAACAGCGCAACACGCTGATGTTGGGTTCGCTCTTCTTTGTCATTTTCTCGCTGATGACAGGTGTTGTTTACAGCATCTTCGCCAAGGACCTTGAGGTCGGCGCGATCAATGAAGACACCTTCTTAGCTTCGCTCCTTGATGAAGTACCGATGACGGTCGAAGAGGAAGTGCAGCAGAAAAAAGATAAAGACGCTGGTGGTGGCGGCGGTGGCGGTAAAGAGGAAGAAGAAACGACAAAAGGCGACCTCGCCAACCAGACAGAAAAACCTGAAAGGCCTCCGCAAGCGATTCCAAGGATGACAAATCCGACGCTGACATTACCGCCGGCTTCGACGCAGGGAAATCGAACATTCGAACAGAAATATGACCGTTACGGCGATCCGAACGGCAGATTTACAAACTGGAACAACGGAACCGGCTCAGGAGGCGGACAGGGTAGCGGAACTGGAACAGGCCAGGGCAGCGGTCGTGGAACAGGTACCGGTTCGGGTGATGGTTCAGGCAGCGGCAGCGGCCTCGGAAACGGTAATGGAAATGGAACAGGCGATGGTGATGGTGGTCCGCCGCCTCCACCACGGCCAGTCGGTGTCACGCAATCCGTAAAGATTATTTCAAAACCGAAACCGCCATATACCGATGCAGCTCGTGTCGCTAATATTCAAGGGGTAGTTGTACTAAAGGTCACTTTTCTCGCTTCGGGACAAATAGGATCGGTTTCCACGGTAAGAGGACTGCCGAATGGCTTAACCGAACAGGCAATAGCCGCTGCCAAAAGGATTAGCTTTGAACCTGCAAAAAGGGACGGCGTTCCACAAACTATAACCAGAACACTGGAGTATACGTTTGGAATCTATTGA
- a CDS encoding ABC transporter permease: MSRLAYIGIAIAALFILAAIFAPWIATYDVTAQNLAMRYVGPSAEHWFGTDGLGRDVFSRVVFGARISLQVGITVVVVSSIIGTVIGAVAGFYGGLVDKFLSGYVFNVFLAFPGLLLAIALVAFLGAGQGKLITALCVIGWVGYARVMRGQVLKVREYDYVLAARALGASNMRILFTHILPNAIQPLIVQASLGMAGAVLSEASLSFLGLGIPPPAPSWGTMIEEARQFFSTSPHILFFPGVAIALTVLAFNFIGDGLREYLDPKQRSR; this comes from the coding sequence ATGAGCAGACTTGCATATATCGGAATTGCTATTGCAGCGTTGTTTATCCTCGCTGCGATCTTTGCGCCGTGGATCGCGACGTATGATGTGACGGCTCAAAATCTTGCGATGCGATATGTTGGGCCGTCGGCGGAACATTGGTTTGGAACCGATGGGCTTGGACGCGATGTGTTTTCGCGCGTTGTTTTTGGTGCCCGCATTTCATTGCAGGTCGGCATTACCGTTGTCGTGGTCTCGTCGATTATTGGAACTGTCATTGGAGCAGTCGCCGGATTTTATGGTGGTCTCGTTGATAAGTTTCTTTCAGGGTATGTCTTTAATGTCTTCCTCGCATTTCCCGGACTTCTGCTGGCGATCGCTTTGGTAGCGTTTCTCGGTGCGGGCCAGGGCAAGCTGATAACGGCTTTATGTGTGATCGGATGGGTTGGATACGCTCGAGTGATGCGGGGACAAGTTCTGAAAGTGCGCGAGTATGATTACGTCCTCGCTGCCCGTGCTTTAGGCGCGAGCAATATGCGCATTTTGTTCACGCATATTTTGCCAAATGCCATTCAGCCGCTTATCGTTCAGGCATCGCTCGGCATGGCCGGAGCAGTTTTGTCGGAAGCATCGCTCTCATTTCTCGGCCTGGGAATTCCACCGCCTGCCCCTAGCTGGGGAACGATGATCGAAGAAGCCCGACAGTTTTTCAGCACCTCGCCGCATATTCTGTTTTTCCCAGGTGTTGCCATTGCGTTGACCGTATTAGCATTCAACTTCATCGGTGACGGCCTTCGCGAATATCTCGATCCAAAACAACGCAGCCGATGA
- the ubiE gene encoding bifunctional demethylmenaquinone methyltransferase/2-methoxy-6-polyprenyl-1,4-benzoquinol methylase UbiE: protein MFSGIAKRYDLLNHVLSLNIDKRWRRRVRLEIQNILDDKNAVVLDVACGTGDLSIELTRGTEASVIGTDFCRPMLAVAAKKNITEKTAIPYLEADAMSLSFADSTFDALTIAFGLRNLPNFENGLKELYRVLRPDGKLVILECSHPPLPGFRQLYHFYFGRILPRIGGIVSGSHGAYKYLPDSVSKFPHQRELVALMERAGFKDVKYTNLTGGIAAIHVGQKMQKPAHQ, encoded by the coding sequence ATGTTTTCGGGCATCGCCAAACGCTATGACCTGCTCAATCACGTTCTGTCACTCAATATCGACAAACGCTGGCGCCGGCGTGTTAGATTGGAAATTCAGAACATTCTCGATGATAAAAATGCGGTCGTCCTTGATGTGGCCTGCGGAACCGGCGACCTGTCTATCGAATTGACGCGAGGCACAGAAGCCTCGGTGATCGGCACTGATTTTTGCCGTCCGATGCTCGCGGTTGCAGCGAAAAAAAACATTACAGAAAAAACTGCGATTCCCTATCTCGAAGCCGATGCAATGTCGCTTTCGTTCGCCGACAGCACTTTTGATGCTCTGACGATCGCGTTCGGGCTCCGCAATCTGCCTAATTTCGAGAATGGCCTGAAAGAACTTTACCGCGTTCTAAGGCCGGACGGAAAACTTGTAATTCTCGAATGTTCTCATCCGCCGCTGCCGGGATTTCGTCAGCTTTATCATTTTTATTTTGGCCGCATACTGCCCCGTATCGGCGGCATCGTCAGCGGTTCGCACGGTGCGTATAAATATCTGCCCGACAGTGTTTCAAAGTTCCCTCACCAGCGCGAGCTCGTCGCTTTGATGGAGCGGGCGGGTTTTAAAGATGTCAAATACACAAATCTAACCGGCGGCATCGCGGCAATCCATGTTGGACAAAAAATGCAGAAGCCCGCACATCAGTAA
- a CDS encoding ABC transporter permease: protein MKYKFLNFVRQFALMLLVIWTVVSLVTLLIEIVPGDPATVILGETATQEQLQNFRTRHGLDRPAFFFSYGSENGFAWNGSDNRYADYFFGLLQGDLGTSFRTERPVRDMIFERYPATIKLALAAMLVAIGIALPLGVLAGSRKNSLADNAASFFALLGISLPTFVIGPFLVYIFAVRLGWFSPTGSYYPEDIVLPAVTLGAALSAILTRMVRSSVIEELGEDYVRTARAKGVSERMVLFKHVLKNGLIPVVTILGLQLGVLLAGAIITEKIFNWQGLGLLLLEDGISKRDYRLVQGCVLVISVTYILANSLTDFVYRKLDPRIRLS, encoded by the coding sequence ATGAAATACAAGTTCCTCAATTTCGTACGCCAATTCGCGCTGATGCTGCTTGTCATCTGGACTGTGGTTTCGCTCGTGACACTACTAATCGAGATCGTGCCTGGCGATCCTGCGACAGTTATCCTCGGCGAGACAGCGACGCAGGAACAGCTGCAGAATTTCAGGACAAGGCATGGACTCGACCGTCCGGCGTTTTTCTTTTCTTACGGTTCCGAGAACGGTTTTGCGTGGAATGGCAGTGACAATCGTTACGCCGATTATTTTTTCGGATTGCTGCAAGGTGATCTCGGAACCTCTTTTCGAACTGAGCGACCGGTGAGAGATATGATATTCGAGCGTTACCCTGCGACGATCAAACTGGCTCTAGCGGCTATGCTCGTCGCGATCGGCATTGCGTTACCGCTCGGAGTACTTGCCGGCTCAAGAAAGAACTCACTTGCAGACAATGCCGCGTCGTTTTTTGCCCTTCTCGGAATATCGCTACCAACATTCGTTATCGGTCCGTTTTTGGTTTATATCTTTGCGGTTAGATTAGGCTGGTTTTCGCCAACGGGCAGCTATTATCCCGAAGACATTGTTTTGCCTGCCGTCACTTTGGGAGCCGCACTGTCAGCAATACTGACACGCATGGTGCGTTCGAGCGTGATCGAAGAACTCGGCGAAGATTACGTCCGCACCGCCCGCGCAAAAGGCGTCAGCGAGCGAATGGTCTTATTCAAGCATGTACTAAAAAACGGCTTGATACCGGTCGTTACGATTCTGGGTTTGCAGCTTGGCGTTTTGCTCGCTGGAGCGATCATCACCGAAAAGATCTTCAACTGGCAGGGCCTCGGACTTTTGCTTTTAGAAGATGGTATCAGCAAGCGCGATTACCGCCTGGTGCAAGGCTGCGTCCTCGTCATCAGCGTCACTTATATTTTGGCAAATTCGCTTACGGATTTTGTGTATCGCAAACTAGATCCGCGAATAAGACTCAGCTAA